In one window of Meleagris gallopavo isolate NT-WF06-2002-E0010 breed Aviagen turkey brand Nicholas breeding stock chromosome 4, Turkey_5.1, whole genome shotgun sequence DNA:
- the USP38 gene encoding ubiquitin carboxyl-terminal hydrolase 38 isoform X2: MITVLIMSLTTDPNVKDASMTQALCRMIDWLSWPLAQHVETWVIALLKGLAAVQKFTILIDVTLMKIELVFNRLWFPLVRPGALAVLSHMLLSFQHSPEAFHLIVPHVVSLVHSFKSDGLPSSAAFLMQLAELIHCMMYHYSGFPELYEPILEVFKDMPKPSEEKMKLILSQSAWTSQSNSLPSCLSRLPGKSETGKTGLINLGNTCYMNSIIQALYMATDFRRHVLSLNLNGCNSLMRKLQHLFAFLAHTQREAYAPRIFLEASRPPWFTPQSQQDCSEYLRFLLNRLHEEEKTLKALSSAKAAESRRNEESQAQETIHKAQVFAEALCKGSEERTLIERMFGGKLKTTICCLNCKSTSQKEEAFTDLSLAFCPPTSLESASVKCVEHAEMKDSSVVQTTISASSAGETPLSRLEINSGCNALTNEGILKDFSAEPNSETKSEFNKDQDNRDVSSALVGKSTPSVTDLLNYFLAPEILSGDNKYYCEKCASLQNAEKTMQIVEEPEYLILTLLRFSYDPKCHVRRKILDSVSLPLLLELPVKRATSPLAVVSGSWSVDVEISDIGENLAKKLKPSGADEVSCPQLVPYVLSSVVVHSGVSSESGHYYSYARNVTGSGSSGQCHQSKAFSLISPQNKLLAEESPCTVIENELDTEMPKEWFLFNDSRVTFTSFQSVQKITSRFPKDTAYVLIYKKQNSTCGYNTNSANGLWVNGDPPLQKDLMDAITKDNKLYLQEQELSARTQALQAASASCSFRPNGFDDNDPPGSCGPAGGGGGGGFSTVGRLVF; this comes from the exons ATGATTACAGTACTCATCATGAGCCTTACTACAGACCCAAATGTGAAAGATGCGAGTATGACTCAAGCGCTGTGCAG AATGATTGACTGGTTGTCTTGGCCTCTGGCTCAGCATGTGGAAACGTGGGTGATTGCACTGCTGAAAGGACTAGCTGCAGTCCAGAAATTTACTATCCTTATTGATGTCACTCTGATGAAGATTGAACTG gTCTTTAACCGACTTTGGTTCCCTTTAGTAAGACCTGGTGCCCTTGCTGTTCTTTCTCATATGTTACTTAGCTTCCAGCATTCTCCAGAAGCTTTTCATTTG ATTGTTCCACATGTGGTCAGCTTGGTTCACTCCTTCAAAAGTGATGGCTTGCCTTCCAGTGCAGCGTTCTTGATGCAGTTGGCTGAGTTGATACATTGTATGATGTATCATTATTCAGGTTTTCCAGAGCTCTATGAACCCATTCTGGAAGTTTTTAAG GATATGCCCAAGCCCAGcgaagaaaaaatgaagctgatTCTCAGTCAGAGTGCCTGGACTTCTCAATCCAATTCTTTGCCATCTTGTTTATCTAGACTTCCTGGAAAATCTGAAACTGGAAAGACGGGCCTGATTAACCTAGGGAATACCTGCTACATGAACAGCATTATTCAGGCACTTTACATGGCTACTGA tttcagaagACATGTTTTATCTCTGAATCTAAATGGTTGTAATTCATTGATGAGAAAATTACAGcatctttttgcatttttggcCCATACCCAG AGGGAGGCGTACGCTCCTAGAATTTTCCTTGAGGCTTCCAGACCACCATGGTTCACCCCTCAATCACAACAGGATTGCTCAGAATATCTCCGGTTCCTGCTCAACAG GCtgcatgaagaagagaaaacttTGAAAGCGTTGTCTTCAGCAAAGGCTGCTGAAAGTAGGAGGAATGAAGAGTCCCAGGCACAAGAAACTATCCATAAAGCACAGGTATTTGCCGAAGCACTTTGTAAGGGGAGTGAAGAAAGAACTCTCATAGAGAGAATGTTTGGAGGAAAACTGAAGACTACTATATGCTGTTTGAACTGCAAAAGCACATCTCAAAAGGAGGAAGCTTTTACAGATCTCTCTTTGGCTTTCTGTCCTCCGACGTCCTTGGAAAGCGCTAGTGTGAAATGTGTGGaacatgcagaaatgaaagacagCTCTGTGGTGCAAACTACTATTTCAGCAAGTTCTGCTGGAGAAACACCTCTCAGTAGATTGGAAATAAACAGTGGATGCAACGCACTTACAAATGAAGGAATCCTTAAGGATTTTTCTGCTGAGCCAAACTCTGAGACAAAATCTGAATTTAACAAGGATCAAGATAATAGGGATGTTTCTTCTGCATTAGTAGGGAAAAGCACCCCATCGGTAACGGACttattgaattattttctggCACCTGAGATCCTTAGTGGAGACAATAAGTATTATTGTGAGAAGTGTGCCTCTCtacaaaatgctgagaaaacTATGCAAATCGTTGAGGAACCTGAATACCTCATTCTCACTCTTCTGAGATTTTCATACGATCCAAAGTGTCATGTAAGACGTAAAATCTTGGACAGCGTTTCTCTGCCACTTCTTTTGGAACTGCCAGTCAAAAGAGCGACATCCCCTCTAGCTGTGGTTTCAGGAAGTTGGTCTGTTGATGTTGAGATTTCTGATATTGGAGAAAATCTTGCTAAAAAGTTAAAGCCCTCAGGTGCTGATGAAGTGTCCTGCCCACAGCTGGTGCCCTATGTGCTAAGTTCTGTGGTGGTGCACTCTGGTGTATCCTCTGAAAGTGGACATTACTATTCATATGCTAGAAATGTGACTGGTTCGGGTTCTTCAGGACAGTGTCACCAGTctaaagctttttctttaatttctcctCAGAATAAATTGTTAGCAGAGGAGAGTCCCTGTACTGTTATAGAAAATGAGCTGGACACTGAGATGCCGAAAGAATGGTTTTTATTCAATGATAGCAGAGTGACATTTACCTCATTTCAGTCAGTCCAGAAAATTACCAGTAGGTTTCCAAAGGACACTGCTTATGTTCTGatttacaaaaaacaaaatagtacCTGTGGCTACAACACAAATTCAGCAAATGGACTCTGGGTGAATGGAGACCCTCCCCTACAAAAAGACCTCATGGATGCGATTACAAAAGATAACAAACTATACTTGCAG GAGCAAGAGCTTAGTGCTCGAACGCAAGCACTTCAAGCTGCCTCAGCCTCGTGCTCTTTCCGCCCCAATGGATTTGATGACAACGATCCCCCGGGAAGTTGTGGACCAgcaggtggaggaggagggggtGGATTCAGTACTGTTGGTAGATTAGTCTTTTGA
- the USP38 gene encoding ubiquitin carboxyl-terminal hydrolase 38 isoform X3 has protein sequence MNPFWKFLRLPGKSETGKTGLINLGNTCYMNSIIQALYMATDFRRHVLSLNLNGCNSLMRKLQHLFAFLAHTQREAYAPRIFLEASRPPWFTPQSQQDCSEYLRFLLNRLHEEEKTLKALSSAKAAESRRNEESQAQETIHKAQVFAEALCKGSEERTLIERMFGGKLKTTICCLNCKSTSQKEEAFTDLSLAFCPPTSLESASVKCVEHAEMKDSSVVQTTISASSAGETPLSRLEINSGCNALTNEGILKDFSAEPNSETKSEFNKDQDNRDVSSALVGKSTPSVTDLLNYFLAPEILSGDNKYYCEKCASLQNAEKTMQIVEEPEYLILTLLRFSYDPKCHVRRKILDSVSLPLLLELPVKRATSPLAVVSGSWSVDVEISDIGENLAKKLKPSGADEVSCPQLVPYVLSSVVVHSGVSSESGHYYSYARNVTGSGSSGQCHQSKAFSLISPQNKLLAEESPCTVIENELDTEMPKEWFLFNDSRVTFTSFQSVQKITSRFPKDTAYVLIYKKQNSTCGYNTNSANGLWVNGDPPLQKDLMDAITKDNKLYLQEQELSARTQALQAASASCSFRPNGFDDNDPPGSCGPAGGGGGGGFSTVGRLVF, from the exons ATGAACCCATTCTGGAAGTTTTTAAG ACTTCCTGGAAAATCTGAAACTGGAAAGACGGGCCTGATTAACCTAGGGAATACCTGCTACATGAACAGCATTATTCAGGCACTTTACATGGCTACTGA tttcagaagACATGTTTTATCTCTGAATCTAAATGGTTGTAATTCATTGATGAGAAAATTACAGcatctttttgcatttttggcCCATACCCAG AGGGAGGCGTACGCTCCTAGAATTTTCCTTGAGGCTTCCAGACCACCATGGTTCACCCCTCAATCACAACAGGATTGCTCAGAATATCTCCGGTTCCTGCTCAACAG GCtgcatgaagaagagaaaacttTGAAAGCGTTGTCTTCAGCAAAGGCTGCTGAAAGTAGGAGGAATGAAGAGTCCCAGGCACAAGAAACTATCCATAAAGCACAGGTATTTGCCGAAGCACTTTGTAAGGGGAGTGAAGAAAGAACTCTCATAGAGAGAATGTTTGGAGGAAAACTGAAGACTACTATATGCTGTTTGAACTGCAAAAGCACATCTCAAAAGGAGGAAGCTTTTACAGATCTCTCTTTGGCTTTCTGTCCTCCGACGTCCTTGGAAAGCGCTAGTGTGAAATGTGTGGaacatgcagaaatgaaagacagCTCTGTGGTGCAAACTACTATTTCAGCAAGTTCTGCTGGAGAAACACCTCTCAGTAGATTGGAAATAAACAGTGGATGCAACGCACTTACAAATGAAGGAATCCTTAAGGATTTTTCTGCTGAGCCAAACTCTGAGACAAAATCTGAATTTAACAAGGATCAAGATAATAGGGATGTTTCTTCTGCATTAGTAGGGAAAAGCACCCCATCGGTAACGGACttattgaattattttctggCACCTGAGATCCTTAGTGGAGACAATAAGTATTATTGTGAGAAGTGTGCCTCTCtacaaaatgctgagaaaacTATGCAAATCGTTGAGGAACCTGAATACCTCATTCTCACTCTTCTGAGATTTTCATACGATCCAAAGTGTCATGTAAGACGTAAAATCTTGGACAGCGTTTCTCTGCCACTTCTTTTGGAACTGCCAGTCAAAAGAGCGACATCCCCTCTAGCTGTGGTTTCAGGAAGTTGGTCTGTTGATGTTGAGATTTCTGATATTGGAGAAAATCTTGCTAAAAAGTTAAAGCCCTCAGGTGCTGATGAAGTGTCCTGCCCACAGCTGGTGCCCTATGTGCTAAGTTCTGTGGTGGTGCACTCTGGTGTATCCTCTGAAAGTGGACATTACTATTCATATGCTAGAAATGTGACTGGTTCGGGTTCTTCAGGACAGTGTCACCAGTctaaagctttttctttaatttctcctCAGAATAAATTGTTAGCAGAGGAGAGTCCCTGTACTGTTATAGAAAATGAGCTGGACACTGAGATGCCGAAAGAATGGTTTTTATTCAATGATAGCAGAGTGACATTTACCTCATTTCAGTCAGTCCAGAAAATTACCAGTAGGTTTCCAAAGGACACTGCTTATGTTCTGatttacaaaaaacaaaatagtacCTGTGGCTACAACACAAATTCAGCAAATGGACTCTGGGTGAATGGAGACCCTCCCCTACAAAAAGACCTCATGGATGCGATTACAAAAGATAACAAACTATACTTGCAG GAGCAAGAGCTTAGTGCTCGAACGCAAGCACTTCAAGCTGCCTCAGCCTCGTGCTCTTTCCGCCCCAATGGATTTGATGACAACGATCCCCCGGGAAGTTGTGGACCAgcaggtggaggaggagggggtGGATTCAGTACTGTTGGTAGATTAGTCTTTTGA